GGCTACCACGACACCTCGAACTGGAACTGGCAACTCGTCGGCACGGGTGACACGCTGGAACTGGGCAATCGGACGCTAACCTTCCTTGAGACGCCGATGGTCCACTGGCCGGACTCGATGATGACCTACGTCTCTCAGGACGGCCTGCTCTTCTCGATGGACGGCTTCGGTCAGCACTACGCCTCGTGCCACCGGTTTGATGACGAAGAGCCGATAGAGACCGTGTTAGCGGAAGCCAAGACCTACTACGCCAACATCATCATGTGGGCGGGCAAGCCCATTCAGCGGGCGCTTGAGGCGGCCTCGAAGCTGGACATCAAGATGATCGCGCCTTCGCATGGAACCATCTGGCGCAGTCACATGGATCGGATTCTGGCGGCCTACCAGGACTGGGTCGTCTGCAAACCGTCGCCCAAGGTCCTCGTGGTGTACGACACGATGTGGGAGAGCACGGCGATGATGGCGCGGGCGATCCTGGAAGGCGCCTCGCAGCCCGGCATCACGGCGAAGCTGCTGTACATCCGCGCTGGCGACTACACCGAGCTTGCCACCGAGACCCTGGATGCAGCAACGATTGCCGTCGGCTCACCCACCCTCAACGGAGGGATGATGCCGGTGATCGGCGGCGGCCTGACTTACCTTAAGGGCCTGCGACCGATCTGCAAGGCGGGCTTCAGCTTCGGCTCCTACGGCTGGTCGAAGGGTGGCGCAGCGGCTGTTCAGCGCGAATTGGAGGAGACCAAGTTCGAGATCCTCCGTGATCCGCTGGAGTGCCAGTACCGACCTACGCCGGAAGTGCTGCAGGAGTGCCGTGAGGCCGGCAAGATGCTCGCGGACAAGGCCCTCGCGCTGACCTGCGCGGTGGAGTCGAAGTCCTAGAGGAGTGGGCAGGCTCTTGTCGAGTCCCTTCAGGCGTAGTCTGACACGATAGCGTTGACGCCCCATGAACTCCTAGGAGAGACGCCAACTATGAAGAAGTACGAATGCAACGTGTGCGGCTACATCTACGATCCGGAGCAGGGCGATCCCGACAACGGTGTGGAGCCGGGTACCGCCTTCGAGGACCTTCCCGACGACTGGGTCTGCCCGGAGTGCTTCGTCGGCAAGGACGAGTTCACGCCGGTCGAGGAGTAGCGGCGCAGCTTTGCCAGCACAGTAGCAAAGGGGCCCGCATCGAGAC
The nucleotide sequence above comes from Armatimonadia bacterium. Encoded proteins:
- a CDS encoding FprA family A-type flavoprotein, which produces MTRSLFPNIDWVGYVDWTVRDFHGYQTRRGSSYNSYLIRDTKNALVDTVKAPYACHLLKSVTELLPLAKLDYLVVNHAEPDHGGSVGAVVKACPQVTVVTNKKCQAILSGYHDTSNWNWQLVGTGDTLELGNRTLTFLETPMVHWPDSMMTYVSQDGLLFSMDGFGQHYASCHRFDDEEPIETVLAEAKTYYANIIMWAGKPIQRALEAASKLDIKMIAPSHGTIWRSHMDRILAAYQDWVVCKPSPKVLVVYDTMWESTAMMARAILEGASQPGITAKLLYIRAGDYTELATETLDAATIAVGSPTLNGGMMPVIGGGLTYLKGLRPICKAGFSFGSYGWSKGGAAAVQRELEETKFEILRDPLECQYRPTPEVLQECREAGKMLADKALALTCAVESKS
- the rd gene encoding rubredoxin encodes the protein MKKYECNVCGYIYDPEQGDPDNGVEPGTAFEDLPDDWVCPECFVGKDEFTPVEE